The Vigna unguiculata cultivar IT97K-499-35 chromosome 6, ASM411807v1, whole genome shotgun sequence genome contains a region encoding:
- the LOC114187227 gene encoding uncharacterized protein LOC114187227 isoform X1: protein MMAVLRNHYQNQKFSGKKPKMDHSWMYNMLDPSRILRQEFINGVAEFVSKAMEQTSFIGRGIRCPCVNCKCEKIHKPQDVMAHLLKFGFIPNYNIWVNHGEEGTNVQNLGYASSSFKNMNCGDQFASTTKMVYDAYMKTCDLASLHGNVGNDSLYEESPSAEAQRFCEMLAFAKKLIYEGVTESRLSISIRLLAIRTKWHVSEECLDDMIQMLVDVTPKDNCIPKNYREAKKIVSSLGLKTKKIGLKAQKIDCCEDGCMHYKIDDQLTKCKFCHHPRYLPRKGVIGSHKSVPVQLTPSEIPVQLTPSIVSSSDNDLPNEEVEHDDSGRVIITPIGKGWTPNHHAIEAIGQVIRAQFRSPYHHYEVVPEDIQLRWWTHFKSIVTWAPQHESQIQKVYEKKVRKCLCDMLSKAKSKGTRPNWIGEQAWIELLNYWDNEKFKAKSFLNKMNTSSARGGALHSTGCKSHLKERKHGCCVNVDEFFLVTHTKKDGAWVDTRAHETCDIKSDGSTRSTTTTKIDCSKDIAGGTSRGGVDATGDLAANIHHGASSFTQPLTSIRTIHSTHEKLLETERLHEEVRQATLRAAAADEKAAVANQRAVATLKGLAETNKKFDVMEE, encoded by the exons ATGATGGCTGTTCTTAGAAATCATTACCAGAATCAGAAATTTTCCGGCAAAAAACC AAAAATGGACCATAGCTGGATGTATAACATGCTTGATCCTTCACGGATACTCAGACAAGAGTTCATTAATGGAGTAGCAGAGTTTGTATCCAAAGCAATGGAGCAAACTAGCTTTATAGGTAGAGGGATAAGGTGTCCGTGTGTCAATTGCAAATGTGAGAAAATCCATAAACCACAAGATGTGATGGCTCATTTGTTAAAATTTGGATTTATACCAAACTACAACATTTGGGTTAATCATGGAGAAGAGGGAACAAATGTTCAGAACTTAGGTTATGCATCCAGTAGCTTCAAAAACATGAATTGTGGGGATCAGTTTGCTTCAACAACTAAAATGGTGTATGATGCCTATATGAAAACATGTGATTTGGCGTCACTTCATGGTAATGTGGGGAATGACAGTTTATATGAAGAGTCCCCTAGTGCTGAAGCACAAAGATTTTGTGAAATGTTAGCCTTTGCgaaaaaacttatttatgaAGGAGTAACCGAGTCAAGATTATCAATATCTATAAGGCTTCTGGCGATCAGAACCAAATGGCATGTTAGTGAAGAATGCTTAGATGATATGATTCAAATGCTTGTTGATGTCACTCCTAAAGATAATTGCATACCTAAGAACTACCGTGAAGCAAAAAAGATAGTCTCTAGTCTTGGGTTGAAGACTAAAAAGATTGGGTTGAAGGCTCAAAAGATTGATTGTTGTGAAGATGGGTGCATGCATTACAAGATTGATGACCAATTAACAAAATGCAAGTTTTGTCATCATCCTAGGTATTTACCTCGTAAGGGTGTCATAGGAAGTCATAAAAGTGTCCCAGTGCAACTCACCCCATCTGAGATCCCAGTGCAGCTCACCCCATCTATTGTATCTTCTTCGGACAATGATCTACCTAATGAGGAGGTGGAACATGATGACAGTGGCAGGGTTATTATTACACCCATTGGTAAAGG GTGGACGCCTAACCACCATGCCATTGAGGCAATTGGGCAGGTAATTAGGGCACAATTCAGGAGTCCCTACCATCATTATGAGGTGGTCCCTGAAGATATTCAGCTTAGATGGTGGACCCACTTTAAG tCTATTGTTACTTGGGCACCTCAACATGAGTCgcaaattcaaaaagtttatgAGAAAAAAGTCAGAAAGTGCCTTTGTGACATGCTCTCCAAAGCAAAATCCAAGGGGACCCGGCCTAATTGGATAGGAGAACAAGCCTGGATTGAGTTGCTCAACTATTGGGACAATGAGAAGTTCAAAGCAAAATCTTTTCTGAATAAAATGAACACATCTTCAGCAAGAGGTGGTGCACTACACTCTACGGGATGCAAATCCCACCTCAAG GAGCGAAAACATGGTTGTTGTGTAAATGTAGATGAGTTTTTTCTTGTCACTCACACAAAGAAGGATGGTGCTTGGGTAGACACCCGTGCACATGAAACCTGT GATATAAAATCAGATGGTTCTACAAGATCTACTACAACAACAAAGATTGACTGCTCGAAAGATATTGCTGGAGGGACGAGTAGAGGTGGAGTTGATGCTACTGGGGACTTGGCTGCCAACATTCATCACGGTGCCTCATCCTTCACTCAACCTTTGACTTCAATCCGCACAATTCATTCAACACATGAGAAGTTGCTTGAGACAGAGAGGCTTCATGAAGAAGTAAGACAAGCCACTCTAAGAGCTGCTGCAGCAGATGAGAAAGCAGCTGTAGCCAATCAAAGAGCTGTTGCAACATTAAAGGGCTTGGCTGAAACAAATAAGAAGTTTGATGTCATGGAAGAGTAA
- the LOC114187227 gene encoding uncharacterized protein LOC114187227 isoform X2 — MDHSWMYNMLDPSRILRQEFINGVAEFVSKAMEQTSFIGRGIRCPCVNCKCEKIHKPQDVMAHLLKFGFIPNYNIWVNHGEEGTNVQNLGYASSSFKNMNCGDQFASTTKMVYDAYMKTCDLASLHGNVGNDSLYEESPSAEAQRFCEMLAFAKKLIYEGVTESRLSISIRLLAIRTKWHVSEECLDDMIQMLVDVTPKDNCIPKNYREAKKIVSSLGLKTKKIGLKAQKIDCCEDGCMHYKIDDQLTKCKFCHHPRYLPRKGVIGSHKSVPVQLTPSEIPVQLTPSIVSSSDNDLPNEEVEHDDSGRVIITPIGKGWTPNHHAIEAIGQVIRAQFRSPYHHYEVVPEDIQLRWWTHFKSIVTWAPQHESQIQKVYEKKVRKCLCDMLSKAKSKGTRPNWIGEQAWIELLNYWDNEKFKAKSFLNKMNTSSARGGALHSTGCKSHLKERKHGCCVNVDEFFLVTHTKKDGAWVDTRAHETCDIKSDGSTRSTTTTKIDCSKDIAGGTSRGGVDATGDLAANIHHGASSFTQPLTSIRTIHSTHEKLLETERLHEEVRQATLRAAAADEKAAVANQRAVATLKGLAETNKKFDVMEE; from the exons ATGGACCATAGCTGGATGTATAACATGCTTGATCCTTCACGGATACTCAGACAAGAGTTCATTAATGGAGTAGCAGAGTTTGTATCCAAAGCAATGGAGCAAACTAGCTTTATAGGTAGAGGGATAAGGTGTCCGTGTGTCAATTGCAAATGTGAGAAAATCCATAAACCACAAGATGTGATGGCTCATTTGTTAAAATTTGGATTTATACCAAACTACAACATTTGGGTTAATCATGGAGAAGAGGGAACAAATGTTCAGAACTTAGGTTATGCATCCAGTAGCTTCAAAAACATGAATTGTGGGGATCAGTTTGCTTCAACAACTAAAATGGTGTATGATGCCTATATGAAAACATGTGATTTGGCGTCACTTCATGGTAATGTGGGGAATGACAGTTTATATGAAGAGTCCCCTAGTGCTGAAGCACAAAGATTTTGTGAAATGTTAGCCTTTGCgaaaaaacttatttatgaAGGAGTAACCGAGTCAAGATTATCAATATCTATAAGGCTTCTGGCGATCAGAACCAAATGGCATGTTAGTGAAGAATGCTTAGATGATATGATTCAAATGCTTGTTGATGTCACTCCTAAAGATAATTGCATACCTAAGAACTACCGTGAAGCAAAAAAGATAGTCTCTAGTCTTGGGTTGAAGACTAAAAAGATTGGGTTGAAGGCTCAAAAGATTGATTGTTGTGAAGATGGGTGCATGCATTACAAGATTGATGACCAATTAACAAAATGCAAGTTTTGTCATCATCCTAGGTATTTACCTCGTAAGGGTGTCATAGGAAGTCATAAAAGTGTCCCAGTGCAACTCACCCCATCTGAGATCCCAGTGCAGCTCACCCCATCTATTGTATCTTCTTCGGACAATGATCTACCTAATGAGGAGGTGGAACATGATGACAGTGGCAGGGTTATTATTACACCCATTGGTAAAGG GTGGACGCCTAACCACCATGCCATTGAGGCAATTGGGCAGGTAATTAGGGCACAATTCAGGAGTCCCTACCATCATTATGAGGTGGTCCCTGAAGATATTCAGCTTAGATGGTGGACCCACTTTAAG tCTATTGTTACTTGGGCACCTCAACATGAGTCgcaaattcaaaaagtttatgAGAAAAAAGTCAGAAAGTGCCTTTGTGACATGCTCTCCAAAGCAAAATCCAAGGGGACCCGGCCTAATTGGATAGGAGAACAAGCCTGGATTGAGTTGCTCAACTATTGGGACAATGAGAAGTTCAAAGCAAAATCTTTTCTGAATAAAATGAACACATCTTCAGCAAGAGGTGGTGCACTACACTCTACGGGATGCAAATCCCACCTCAAG GAGCGAAAACATGGTTGTTGTGTAAATGTAGATGAGTTTTTTCTTGTCACTCACACAAAGAAGGATGGTGCTTGGGTAGACACCCGTGCACATGAAACCTGT GATATAAAATCAGATGGTTCTACAAGATCTACTACAACAACAAAGATTGACTGCTCGAAAGATATTGCTGGAGGGACGAGTAGAGGTGGAGTTGATGCTACTGGGGACTTGGCTGCCAACATTCATCACGGTGCCTCATCCTTCACTCAACCTTTGACTTCAATCCGCACAATTCATTCAACACATGAGAAGTTGCTTGAGACAGAGAGGCTTCATGAAGAAGTAAGACAAGCCACTCTAAGAGCTGCTGCAGCAGATGAGAAAGCAGCTGTAGCCAATCAAAGAGCTGTTGCAACATTAAAGGGCTTGGCTGAAACAAATAAGAAGTTTGATGTCATGGAAGAGTAA
- the LOC114187279 gene encoding purine permease 21-like isoform X2 gives MHVYTCTLYDSFAFSNHPPFNSISFSLKTYFSFPMGETQEVQHPHETSFTIHMGESQEVQLSKIANGVQETNSLEGNKFGGPMNESMTMSKKKVYYRWFRIAIHSALMLVSSSAAILLGRLYYEKGGKSKWMGTLVQLCGFPIMLPYYFITAPKNLTTNSSIHPNQPSASMLAFVYVSIGLLLAFDCYLYAIGLWYLPVSTYSLICSSQLAFNAFFSYFLNSLKFTPYIVNSLVLLTISATLLVFQNESSSDNSDSTQTSKKKYVIGFICTVGASAGYGLWLSLTQLVFKKVMKRETFKVVIDMIMYTSLVATCVTVVGLFASGEWNGLRNEMNEYELGRVSYVLNLTFTATLWQLFTIGCFGLITEVSSLFSNAISALGVPIVPMLAVVVFHDKMHGIKAISMVLAIWGIISYVYQQYIDDTTSENTVTSHVPIASVPQEEVHR, from the exons ATGCATGTGTATACATGTACACTGTATGATTCATTTGCATTTTCCAATCACCCTCCTTTTAACTCTATCTCCTTTTCTCTGAAAACTTACTTCAGCTTCCCCATGGGAGAAACTCAAGAAGTGCAACACCCCCACGAAACTAGTTTCACCATCCACATGGGAGAATCTCAAGAAGTACAACTTAGCAAAATTG CTAATGGAGTGCAAGAAACAAATTCCTTGGAGGGCAATAAATTTGGTGGTCCAATGAATGAGTCGATGACGATGAGTAAGAAAAAAGTATATTACCGTTGGTTCAGAATAGCCATACATTCTGCACTTATGTTGGTGAGTTCATCAGCTGCAATACTCCTTGGAAGATTGTACTATGAAAAGGGTGGGAAGAGTAAGTGGATGGGAACACTTGTTCAACTTTGTGGTTTCCCTATTATGCTTCCTTATTACTTCATCACAGCACCCAAAAATTTGACCACAAACAGTAGCATTCATCCAAATCAGCCATCTGCTTCAATGCTAGCATTTGTGTATGTCTCAATTGGCCTACTTTTGGCATTCGATTGTTATTTATATGCAATTGGGTTATGGTACCTTCCTGTCTCAACCTATTCTCTCATTTGCTCATCCCAGTTGGCTTTTAATGCTTTCTTCTCATACTTCCTCAACTCACTCAAGTTCACACCTTACATAGTAAACTCTTTAGTCCTTCTCACCATTTCCGCTACCCTTCTTGTATTTCAAAACGAGTCATCATCAGATAATTCAGACTCCACACAAACGTCCAAGAAAAAGTATGTGATTGGATTCATATGCACTGTTGGTGCATCAGCAGGGTATGGACTGTGGCTTTCCCTCACACAGTTGGTGTTCAAGAAGGTCATGAAAAGGGAAACATTCAAAGTGGTGATCGACATGATAATGTACACGTCTCTTGTAGCTACCTGTGTTACTGTAGTGGGACTTTTTGCTAGTGGTGAATGGAATGGTTTGAGGAATGAAATGAATGAGTATGAGTTGGGGAGGGTTTCATATGTGTTGAACCTCACTTTCACAGCCACACTTTGGCAACTCTTTACAATTGGTTGTTTTGGACTCATCACAGAGGTTTCTTCCCTCTTCTCAAATGCCATAAGCGCTTTGGGTGTGCCTATTGTTCCAATGTTGGCTGTGGTAGTCTTTCATGACAAAATGCATGGTATTAAGGCCATCTCTATGGTGCTTGCTATTTGGGGCATTATATCATATGTGTATCAACAGTACATTGATGATACCACGTCCGAAAACACAGTCACTAGTCACGTTCCAATAGCTTCTGTACCCCAAGAAGAGGTTCATAGATAA
- the LOC114187279 gene encoding purine permease 21-like isoform X1, whose protein sequence is MHVYTCTLYDSFAFSNHPPFNSISFSLKTYFSFPMGETQEVQHPHETSFTIHMGESQEVQLSKIEANGVQETNSLEGNKFGGPMNESMTMSKKKVYYRWFRIAIHSALMLVSSSAAILLGRLYYEKGGKSKWMGTLVQLCGFPIMLPYYFITAPKNLTTNSSIHPNQPSASMLAFVYVSIGLLLAFDCYLYAIGLWYLPVSTYSLICSSQLAFNAFFSYFLNSLKFTPYIVNSLVLLTISATLLVFQNESSSDNSDSTQTSKKKYVIGFICTVGASAGYGLWLSLTQLVFKKVMKRETFKVVIDMIMYTSLVATCVTVVGLFASGEWNGLRNEMNEYELGRVSYVLNLTFTATLWQLFTIGCFGLITEVSSLFSNAISALGVPIVPMLAVVVFHDKMHGIKAISMVLAIWGIISYVYQQYIDDTTSENTVTSHVPIASVPQEEVHR, encoded by the exons ATGCATGTGTATACATGTACACTGTATGATTCATTTGCATTTTCCAATCACCCTCCTTTTAACTCTATCTCCTTTTCTCTGAAAACTTACTTCAGCTTCCCCATGGGAGAAACTCAAGAAGTGCAACACCCCCACGAAACTAGTTTCACCATCCACATGGGAGAATCTCAAGAAGTACAACTTAGCAAAATTG AAGCTAATGGAGTGCAAGAAACAAATTCCTTGGAGGGCAATAAATTTGGTGGTCCAATGAATGAGTCGATGACGATGAGTAAGAAAAAAGTATATTACCGTTGGTTCAGAATAGCCATACATTCTGCACTTATGTTGGTGAGTTCATCAGCTGCAATACTCCTTGGAAGATTGTACTATGAAAAGGGTGGGAAGAGTAAGTGGATGGGAACACTTGTTCAACTTTGTGGTTTCCCTATTATGCTTCCTTATTACTTCATCACAGCACCCAAAAATTTGACCACAAACAGTAGCATTCATCCAAATCAGCCATCTGCTTCAATGCTAGCATTTGTGTATGTCTCAATTGGCCTACTTTTGGCATTCGATTGTTATTTATATGCAATTGGGTTATGGTACCTTCCTGTCTCAACCTATTCTCTCATTTGCTCATCCCAGTTGGCTTTTAATGCTTTCTTCTCATACTTCCTCAACTCACTCAAGTTCACACCTTACATAGTAAACTCTTTAGTCCTTCTCACCATTTCCGCTACCCTTCTTGTATTTCAAAACGAGTCATCATCAGATAATTCAGACTCCACACAAACGTCCAAGAAAAAGTATGTGATTGGATTCATATGCACTGTTGGTGCATCAGCAGGGTATGGACTGTGGCTTTCCCTCACACAGTTGGTGTTCAAGAAGGTCATGAAAAGGGAAACATTCAAAGTGGTGATCGACATGATAATGTACACGTCTCTTGTAGCTACCTGTGTTACTGTAGTGGGACTTTTTGCTAGTGGTGAATGGAATGGTTTGAGGAATGAAATGAATGAGTATGAGTTGGGGAGGGTTTCATATGTGTTGAACCTCACTTTCACAGCCACACTTTGGCAACTCTTTACAATTGGTTGTTTTGGACTCATCACAGAGGTTTCTTCCCTCTTCTCAAATGCCATAAGCGCTTTGGGTGTGCCTATTGTTCCAATGTTGGCTGTGGTAGTCTTTCATGACAAAATGCATGGTATTAAGGCCATCTCTATGGTGCTTGCTATTTGGGGCATTATATCATATGTGTATCAACAGTACATTGATGATACCACGTCCGAAAACACAGTCACTAGTCACGTTCCAATAGCTTCTGTACCCCAAGAAGAGGTTCATAGATAA
- the LOC114187279 gene encoding purine permease 21-like isoform X4 — MNESMTMSKKKVYYRWFRIAIHSALMLVSSSAAILLGRLYYEKGGKSKWMGTLVQLCGFPIMLPYYFITAPKNLTTNSSIHPNQPSASMLAFVYVSIGLLLAFDCYLYAIGLWYLPVSTYSLICSSQLAFNAFFSYFLNSLKFTPYIVNSLVLLTISATLLVFQNESSSDNSDSTQTSKKKYVIGFICTVGASAGYGLWLSLTQLVFKKVMKRETFKVVIDMIMYTSLVATCVTVVGLFASGEWNGLRNEMNEYELGRVSYVLNLTFTATLWQLFTIGCFGLITEVSSLFSNAISALGVPIVPMLAVVVFHDKMHGIKAISMVLAIWGIISYVYQQYIDDTTSENTVTSHVPIASVPQEEVHR; from the coding sequence ATGAATGAGTCGATGACGATGAGTAAGAAAAAAGTATATTACCGTTGGTTCAGAATAGCCATACATTCTGCACTTATGTTGGTGAGTTCATCAGCTGCAATACTCCTTGGAAGATTGTACTATGAAAAGGGTGGGAAGAGTAAGTGGATGGGAACACTTGTTCAACTTTGTGGTTTCCCTATTATGCTTCCTTATTACTTCATCACAGCACCCAAAAATTTGACCACAAACAGTAGCATTCATCCAAATCAGCCATCTGCTTCAATGCTAGCATTTGTGTATGTCTCAATTGGCCTACTTTTGGCATTCGATTGTTATTTATATGCAATTGGGTTATGGTACCTTCCTGTCTCAACCTATTCTCTCATTTGCTCATCCCAGTTGGCTTTTAATGCTTTCTTCTCATACTTCCTCAACTCACTCAAGTTCACACCTTACATAGTAAACTCTTTAGTCCTTCTCACCATTTCCGCTACCCTTCTTGTATTTCAAAACGAGTCATCATCAGATAATTCAGACTCCACACAAACGTCCAAGAAAAAGTATGTGATTGGATTCATATGCACTGTTGGTGCATCAGCAGGGTATGGACTGTGGCTTTCCCTCACACAGTTGGTGTTCAAGAAGGTCATGAAAAGGGAAACATTCAAAGTGGTGATCGACATGATAATGTACACGTCTCTTGTAGCTACCTGTGTTACTGTAGTGGGACTTTTTGCTAGTGGTGAATGGAATGGTTTGAGGAATGAAATGAATGAGTATGAGTTGGGGAGGGTTTCATATGTGTTGAACCTCACTTTCACAGCCACACTTTGGCAACTCTTTACAATTGGTTGTTTTGGACTCATCACAGAGGTTTCTTCCCTCTTCTCAAATGCCATAAGCGCTTTGGGTGTGCCTATTGTTCCAATGTTGGCTGTGGTAGTCTTTCATGACAAAATGCATGGTATTAAGGCCATCTCTATGGTGCTTGCTATTTGGGGCATTATATCATATGTGTATCAACAGTACATTGATGATACCACGTCCGAAAACACAGTCACTAGTCACGTTCCAATAGCTTCTGTACCCCAAGAAGAGGTTCATAGATAA
- the LOC114187279 gene encoding purine permease 21-like isoform X3: MGETQEVQHPHETSFTIHMGESQEVQLSKIEANGVQETNSLEGNKFGGPMNESMTMSKKKVYYRWFRIAIHSALMLVSSSAAILLGRLYYEKGGKSKWMGTLVQLCGFPIMLPYYFITAPKNLTTNSSIHPNQPSASMLAFVYVSIGLLLAFDCYLYAIGLWYLPVSTYSLICSSQLAFNAFFSYFLNSLKFTPYIVNSLVLLTISATLLVFQNESSSDNSDSTQTSKKKYVIGFICTVGASAGYGLWLSLTQLVFKKVMKRETFKVVIDMIMYTSLVATCVTVVGLFASGEWNGLRNEMNEYELGRVSYVLNLTFTATLWQLFTIGCFGLITEVSSLFSNAISALGVPIVPMLAVVVFHDKMHGIKAISMVLAIWGIISYVYQQYIDDTTSENTVTSHVPIASVPQEEVHR; the protein is encoded by the exons ATGGGAGAAACTCAAGAAGTGCAACACCCCCACGAAACTAGTTTCACCATCCACATGGGAGAATCTCAAGAAGTACAACTTAGCAAAATTG AAGCTAATGGAGTGCAAGAAACAAATTCCTTGGAGGGCAATAAATTTGGTGGTCCAATGAATGAGTCGATGACGATGAGTAAGAAAAAAGTATATTACCGTTGGTTCAGAATAGCCATACATTCTGCACTTATGTTGGTGAGTTCATCAGCTGCAATACTCCTTGGAAGATTGTACTATGAAAAGGGTGGGAAGAGTAAGTGGATGGGAACACTTGTTCAACTTTGTGGTTTCCCTATTATGCTTCCTTATTACTTCATCACAGCACCCAAAAATTTGACCACAAACAGTAGCATTCATCCAAATCAGCCATCTGCTTCAATGCTAGCATTTGTGTATGTCTCAATTGGCCTACTTTTGGCATTCGATTGTTATTTATATGCAATTGGGTTATGGTACCTTCCTGTCTCAACCTATTCTCTCATTTGCTCATCCCAGTTGGCTTTTAATGCTTTCTTCTCATACTTCCTCAACTCACTCAAGTTCACACCTTACATAGTAAACTCTTTAGTCCTTCTCACCATTTCCGCTACCCTTCTTGTATTTCAAAACGAGTCATCATCAGATAATTCAGACTCCACACAAACGTCCAAGAAAAAGTATGTGATTGGATTCATATGCACTGTTGGTGCATCAGCAGGGTATGGACTGTGGCTTTCCCTCACACAGTTGGTGTTCAAGAAGGTCATGAAAAGGGAAACATTCAAAGTGGTGATCGACATGATAATGTACACGTCTCTTGTAGCTACCTGTGTTACTGTAGTGGGACTTTTTGCTAGTGGTGAATGGAATGGTTTGAGGAATGAAATGAATGAGTATGAGTTGGGGAGGGTTTCATATGTGTTGAACCTCACTTTCACAGCCACACTTTGGCAACTCTTTACAATTGGTTGTTTTGGACTCATCACAGAGGTTTCTTCCCTCTTCTCAAATGCCATAAGCGCTTTGGGTGTGCCTATTGTTCCAATGTTGGCTGTGGTAGTCTTTCATGACAAAATGCATGGTATTAAGGCCATCTCTATGGTGCTTGCTATTTGGGGCATTATATCATATGTGTATCAACAGTACATTGATGATACCACGTCCGAAAACACAGTCACTAGTCACGTTCCAATAGCTTCTGTACCCCAAGAAGAGGTTCATAGATAA